The Humulus lupulus chromosome 3, drHumLupu1.1, whole genome shotgun sequence genome window below encodes:
- the LOC133824080 gene encoding CASP-like protein 4D1: protein MASNNKSTTIHVAPFILALRILTLLLFVGSIAVLLLDTYKLSDGEKTTFKDINAYRYVVATAAIGAVYLILQLPFAIYYGCTEKRLIPGKVLAEVDFYGDKVVSLFVASGVGAGFAVSFELKDFVPGAFDLLILVAQSASGGGGGGALDDDYTRLLQEERDKIPGFLDKGYIASGILLAGCVFMIFVSVLSSINRTNT, encoded by the exons ATGGCGAGTAATAATAAGTCCACAACTATCCATGTGGCTCCCTTCATCCTTGCCTTGAGGATTCTTACACTCTTATTATTTGTTGGTTCGATTGCGGTGCTGCTTCTCGACACCTACAAACTCAGCGACGGAGAAAAAACCACTTTCAAGGATATTAACGCATATAG atatgtgGTTGCGACGGCAGCCATTGGAGCAGTGTACCTGATATTGCAGCTTCCATTTGCAATATATTACGGGTGCACCGAGAAGCGGTTGATACCGGGCAAAGTGTTGGCAGAGGTGGATTTCTACGGAGACAAGGTGGTGAGTTTGTTTGTGGCGTCGGGGGTGGGAGCCGGCTTCGCAGTCAGTTTCGAGCTTAAGGATTTCGTGCCGGGTGCCTTCGACCTTCTTATTTTGGTTGCGCAATCTGCttctggtggtggtggtggtggtgctctTGATGATGATTATACTCGCTTATTACAAGAAGAGAGAGATAAGATACCTGGTTTTCTTGATAAGGGCTACATTGCCTCTGGGATACTCCTTGCCGGTTGTGTTTTCATGATCTTTGTTTCTGTCCTTTCTTCTATCAACCGAACCAATacttaa